In Bacteroidales bacterium, a genomic segment contains:
- a CDS encoding DUF2721 domain-containing protein: METSIVQLIQGMLAPGLMISACGLLLLGMNNKYSLVVNRIRLLNEEKRKIFHQELIDDNDSNRLNNIELQISHLIERIWLVRNAVFSYSLAVALFIVSSVLIGLTIKKNTPSFDWLIIAFFYAGMFAVFVGIIFAAIEVWKGYRIVKIEISEVYKPIN; encoded by the coding sequence ATGGAAACATCCATTGTTCAATTAATCCAGGGAATGCTGGCCCCGGGACTGATGATTTCGGCTTGTGGCCTTCTTCTGCTAGGCATGAACAACAAGTACAGCCTGGTTGTAAACCGGATCAGGCTGCTCAATGAGGAGAAGCGGAAAATTTTTCATCAGGAGCTGATTGATGACAATGACAGCAACCGCTTAAATAATATTGAGCTCCAGATCAGCCATCTCATTGAACGTATCTGGCTGGTTCGAAACGCTGTTTTCAGCTATTCACTGGCAGTGGCCCTTTTTATTGTTAGCTCTGTATTGATTGGCCTTACCATTAAGAAAAACACCCCTTCGTTTGACTGGTTGATTATTGCCTTTTTTTACGCCGGTATGTTCGCTGTTTTTGTGGGAATCATTTTCGCTGCCATTGAGGTCTGGAAAGGATACCGTATCGTGAAAATTGAGATTTCCGAGGTCTATAAACCCATCAATTAA
- a CDS encoding M56 family metallopeptidase codes for MNNLFAYLVELNISLMILFVAYKLFFEKDKNFTVRRIYLLGVLTLPVILPFIPDSIRMPVARMAPISISLEEVTVLGSASATGGDSSISFTGLFLLIYLFILALGILKVFIQLTRIGHIILRAKRFTLNGTPLLASKALHASSFFGYIFIDPACASEHSISHILEHENIHKREWHSVDRILLEIFVIVNWFNPVAWMFRRSVIENLEYLADSAVLRKGTDPTKYQLSILNQYIGSASISNQFSSQIKNRINMLNKNYKLGSRWKLVLLLPLTVIAFLVVSCTDKDAPIQAIEPAEEISADMPEEEVFYVVEEMPTFNGEEAIEFRRYIAQNLIYPPEAAEQGATGKILINFIVTKEGKVEVPDQETMAKIEGKELGEVVVTAYSSYEGQDEPEEQYIQMLKDEVKRVVLSSPDWVPGKQRGKAVDVLFTFPVNFVLQ; via the coding sequence ATGAATAACTTGTTTGCCTACCTGGTGGAGCTTAATATCTCCCTGATGATCCTTTTTGTGGCCTACAAACTGTTCTTCGAGAAGGATAAAAACTTTACGGTCAGGCGGATTTATCTTCTTGGAGTGCTAACCCTGCCCGTGATTCTTCCATTTATACCCGACTCCATAAGAATGCCGGTGGCCCGGATGGCACCCATCTCCATTTCACTGGAAGAAGTTACCGTTCTTGGGTCAGCTTCAGCAACAGGGGGAGACAGCTCCATATCTTTCACCGGTCTGTTCCTGTTGATCTATCTCTTCATTCTGGCCCTGGGAATTCTTAAAGTATTCATTCAGCTTACGCGTATTGGCCATATTATACTACGTGCGAAAAGATTCACCCTGAACGGGACCCCCCTGCTTGCAAGCAAAGCCCTGCATGCAAGTTCTTTCTTTGGCTATATCTTTATCGATCCTGCCTGTGCAAGCGAGCATTCGATCTCTCACATCCTGGAGCACGAAAATATTCATAAACGGGAATGGCACTCTGTGGACCGTATTCTCCTGGAAATCTTTGTTATAGTCAACTGGTTTAATCCGGTAGCCTGGATGTTCCGGAGATCAGTCATTGAAAACCTGGAATACCTGGCCGACTCAGCAGTCCTGCGCAAAGGCACCGACCCAACTAAATACCAGTTATCCATATTAAACCAATATATAGGAAGCGCTTCTATTTCAAATCAATTTAGTAGTCAAATTAAAAACCGAATCAACATGCTAAACAAGAATTATAAACTGGGAAGCAGATGGAAACTTGTTCTGCTGCTCCCGCTAACCGTTATTGCCTTCCTTGTCGTATCCTGTACAGATAAAGATGCGCCCATCCAGGCCATCGAACCGGCGGAAGAAATATCCGCAGATATGCCAGAGGAAGAAGTCTTTTATGTGGTCGAGGAAATGCCAACATTCAACGGCGAGGAGGCCATCGAATTCCGAAGGTATATCGCCCAGAACCTCATCTATCCCCCTGAAGCTGCCGAACAGGGAGCAACAGGAAAAATCTTGATTAATTTCATTGTAACAAAAGAAGGAAAGGTGGAGGTTCCTGACCAGGAAACTATGGCCAAGATAGAAGGTAAAGAGCTTGGCGAAGTAGTCGTGACAGCTTATTCCAGCTATGAAGGTCAAGATGAGCCGGAAGAACAATATATACAGATGCTAAAGGACGAAGTAAAGCGGGTTGTACTCTCTTCCCCCGACTGGGTACCAGGTAAACAGAGAGGGAAAGCGGTAGATGTATTATTTACCTTTCCTGTTAATTTCGTTTTACAATAA
- a CDS encoding polysaccharide deacetylase family protein, translating to MKKMSRTLLIISAFVLLFVQASSGQQTLAEKLGYTADASLLIVHADDIGLAQSVNEATAKAFASGGITSGSIMVPCPWFNDFAEYYKSHPDLDVGIHITLTSEWDHYKFGGILPATEIPSLLDENGYFYPTTEELGMHADPAEAEKEIRAQIERAISYGIRPTHLDTHMGSVLVKPELLSVYMKLGKEYGIPVFAPRMMLFAMPQELRDMVREEYILADNMFMLNVDGPEASCDEEYEKMIEKVVPGLNVMIVHLAFDNAEMQAVTVNYPAFGATWREKDLNYVQSQAFRDLLKRHEIHLVSWKEIGALK from the coding sequence ATGAAAAAAATGTCCCGCACCTTGCTGATAATTTCAGCTTTCGTTCTGTTATTCGTTCAGGCAAGCAGTGGCCAGCAAACTCTGGCGGAAAAACTGGGTTATACTGCTGATGCCAGTCTTCTTATTGTACATGCCGATGATATCGGCCTGGCCCAGTCGGTCAACGAGGCTACCGCTAAAGCCTTTGCCAGCGGGGGAATCACCTCGGGAAGTATCATGGTTCCCTGCCCCTGGTTCAACGACTTTGCCGAATACTACAAAAGCCATCCCGATCTGGATGTAGGGATCCATATTACCCTCACTTCCGAATGGGATCACTACAAATTCGGGGGGATCTTACCTGCCACTGAAATTCCCAGTCTGCTGGATGAGAATGGCTATTTCTACCCCACCACCGAAGAGCTTGGCATGCATGCCGATCCGGCTGAGGCAGAAAAGGAGATCAGGGCGCAGATTGAAAGGGCCATCTCCTACGGGATTAGGCCCACCCACCTGGATACTCATATGGGAAGTGTTCTGGTTAAACCGGAGCTGCTGTCTGTTTATATGAAACTGGGAAAAGAATATGGTATTCCGGTTTTTGCTCCCCGGATGATGCTGTTTGCAATGCCCCAGGAATTGAGGGACATGGTCAGGGAGGAGTATATCCTGGCAGACAACATGTTTATGCTGAACGTGGACGGCCCCGAGGCCTCCTGTGACGAAGAATATGAAAAAATGATAGAAAAAGTCGTTCCCGGGCTGAACGTGATGATTGTGCACCTGGCTTTTGACAATGCAGAAATGCAGGCGGTTACAGTGAACTATCCTGCATTTGGTGCGACCTGGAGAGAAAAGGATTTGAATTATGTCCAGAGTCAGGCTTTCCGGGATCTTCTGAAGCGCCATGAAATTCATCTGGTTTCCTGGAAGGAGATCGGGGCGCTGAAGTAA
- a CDS encoding NADH-ubiquinone oxidoreductase-F iron-sulfur binding region domain-containing protein — protein MSSQHVKRVDLIFEKIECRDVLKKIVDMEPDAICQELLESDLKGRGGAGFPTGLKWCFTASEKDPVKYIVCNADEGEPGTFKDREILDLVPGKVFCGMAIAGKAIGAKMGYVYLRGEYKFLIPKLNEELKKFHQTMDEFNQNFRIQIRLGSGAYICGEESALFESIEGKRGEPRNKPPYPTKSGLFGKPTVINNVETLVHSVMIMKYGASHFKELGTKDSRGSKVFSISGDTPKAGIYELELGMTVDEFVNDFGDGDTKAVQVGGASGFCVPRKKFEETIIGFEGVPTGGSMKLFNSTRSMYNVLHNYLDFFTEESCGQCTPCRVGCQQLLKGVEAVKRGEKNSKYLDELVKLAKTMKRASKCGLGQSVGNAFGSIVENFKEEIIY, from the coding sequence ATGAGTTCACAGCATGTAAAAAGAGTAGATCTTATTTTTGAAAAGATTGAATGCAGGGATGTCCTGAAAAAAATCGTGGATATGGAACCCGATGCCATCTGCCAGGAGTTACTTGAATCTGACCTGAAAGGCCGCGGCGGCGCAGGATTCCCCACCGGGTTAAAATGGTGCTTTACCGCCAGTGAAAAGGATCCTGTTAAATACATAGTCTGTAATGCTGATGAAGGTGAGCCCGGAACTTTCAAGGATCGTGAAATTCTTGACCTGGTACCCGGAAAGGTGTTTTGCGGAATGGCCATCGCCGGGAAGGCCATAGGGGCCAAGATGGGATATGTCTATCTGCGGGGTGAGTATAAATTTTTAATCCCCAAATTGAATGAGGAGTTAAAAAAATTCCATCAGACCATGGATGAATTTAACCAAAACTTCAGAATCCAGATACGACTGGGCAGTGGTGCCTATATTTGTGGCGAGGAGAGTGCCCTGTTTGAATCCATCGAAGGTAAAAGGGGAGAACCCCGGAACAAGCCTCCCTATCCGACCAAATCCGGACTTTTTGGAAAACCCACCGTCATTAACAATGTGGAAACGCTGGTGCACAGTGTGATGATCATGAAATACGGGGCCAGTCATTTCAAGGAGCTGGGAACTAAAGATTCCAGGGGTTCAAAAGTGTTCTCCATATCGGGCGATACTCCCAAAGCGGGCATCTATGAACTGGAGCTCGGAATGACTGTGGACGAGTTTGTCAATGATTTCGGTGATGGCGACACCAAGGCAGTCCAGGTGGGGGGGGCCTCCGGATTTTGTGTTCCCCGGAAGAAGTTTGAAGAGACCATTATTGGATTCGAAGGAGTCCCCACCGGGGGATCCATGAAGCTGTTTAATTCTACGCGTTCCATGTATAATGTGCTTCACAATTATCTGGATTTCTTCACCGAAGAGTCCTGCGGTCAATGTACCCCCTGTCGTGTGGGTTGCCAGCAGTTGCTGAAGGGAGTCGAGGCGGTGAAGCGGGGTGAGAAGAACTCCAAGTATCTGGACGAACTGGTTAAACTGGCGAAAACCATGAAACGTGCCTCCAAGTGCGGATTGGGTCAGTCGGTGGGAAATGCCTTTGGATCCATTGTGGAGAATTTTAAGGAAGAGATTATTTACTAA
- a CDS encoding NAD(P)H-dependent oxidoreductase subunit E produces METIIENELVRELANKHGRTRESLIPILQDLVVHNRFLSRQDMVDVARELDISAADVFGTATFYSFLDTEVRGKYVIRICKTISCAMKGKNDILSTIEEILKVKMGETTPDRKFSLLEANCIGWCHKAPAMLINDTPYTELTPRKVTEILREYIKK; encoded by the coding sequence ATGGAGACGATTATTGAAAATGAATTAGTTAGGGAGCTGGCCAATAAGCATGGCAGGACCCGTGAAAGCCTGATACCCATTCTGCAGGACCTGGTGGTTCATAACCGCTTTCTCTCCAGGCAGGACATGGTGGATGTGGCCAGAGAACTTGATATTTCAGCTGCTGATGTATTCGGAACCGCCACTTTTTACTCCTTCCTGGATACCGAGGTCAGGGGCAAATATGTGATCAGGATCTGTAAAACCATTTCCTGTGCCATGAAAGGCAAAAACGACATCCTTTCCACCATTGAGGAGATTCTTAAGGTGAAGATGGGAGAAACCACTCCCGACCGGAAGTTCAGTTTACTGGAGGCCAACTGCATTGGCTGGTGTCATAAAGCGCCTGCTATGCTGATCAATGATACGCCCTATACGGAACTTACACCCAGAAAAGTAACGGAAATATTAAGGGAATATATTAAAAAATAA
- a CDS encoding BlaI/MecI/CopY family transcriptional regulator, producing MNTLTKAEEQIMQILWDEKEGFVKDLLQKFPDPRPAYNTVSTIIRILEKKGFVAHRSFGKSHQYYPLVSREKYRNERFSGLMKDYFNNSMKQVLSHFGSNGSLSMKEADEIIHMMEELKQKNGTYE from the coding sequence ATGAACACACTCACCAAGGCAGAAGAACAGATTATGCAGATCCTCTGGGACGAAAAAGAGGGTTTTGTAAAGGACCTGCTGCAAAAATTCCCGGATCCCCGGCCAGCCTATAATACCGTGTCTACCATCATCAGAATCCTTGAAAAAAAGGGCTTCGTTGCTCATCGCAGCTTTGGTAAATCCCACCAGTACTATCCCCTTGTCAGCCGGGAAAAATACCGGAATGAACGCTTTTCCGGCCTGATGAAGGACTACTTCAACAACTCCATGAAACAGGTGCTCTCCCACTTTGGTTCCAACGGATCCCTGAGTATGAAGGAGGCCGATGAAATTATACATATGATGGAAGAGCTAAAACAAAAAAACGGGACCTATGAATAA
- a CDS encoding prolyl-tRNA synthetase associated domain-containing protein, translating to MSRRDAVIQYLQQLGIPFELYEHPPVPTVEEALPYWKDIDSAHCKNLFFRNHKGNKHYLVILDHRRQLNIRDLEQRLRQGKISFASAKRMERYLGLSAGSVSAFGIINDPEKHVHLFIDEALQSAERISFHPNENNATLVISFASFLRFLESSGNSYEFIAMYDSKL from the coding sequence ATGAGCCGAAGAGATGCTGTAATCCAATATCTGCAACAACTGGGGATTCCCTTTGAGTTATACGAACACCCTCCTGTACCCACTGTTGAAGAGGCCCTGCCCTACTGGAAGGACATAGATTCGGCACACTGTAAGAATCTCTTTTTCAGGAACCATAAGGGGAACAAACACTACCTGGTGATCCTGGATCACCGCCGGCAATTGAATATCCGGGACCTGGAACAAAGACTCAGGCAGGGGAAAATCTCCTTTGCCTCCGCCAAAAGAATGGAACGTTACCTGGGTCTCTCTGCCGGATCCGTGTCGGCTTTTGGAATTATCAACGATCCGGAAAAGCATGTTCACCTGTTTATTGATGAAGCCCTGCAGTCGGCCGAACGGATCAGTTTTCATCCCAATGAAAACAACGCAACCCTTGTAATCTCTTTTGCATCTTTCCTTAGATTCCTTGAATCGAGCGGTAACTCCTACGAGTTTATTGCCATGTATGATTCTAAATTGTAA
- a CDS encoding helix-turn-helix transcriptional regulator, whose protein sequence is MKMLPANCRIFTIPFEKMTEAWHLILLIIPLLAGAISIFFSFRLMKRYKLPFTVSFFYYLVFLYIFGTYGLAGSGILEHLLGRMEIDQKIIHSASLYAIFLGIPFLALAKFMFLRSILEFLNKKLSNPFVFFYFLILASAFISYGVYMVRLTRFDLGEYQRLIQFQRWAFAAFMLLIYLLAYAQIYKGTRKSGNFPAKKHLRVFGSWYLAYTVLCVAPLSLTTYHPIFRQFFFLIFLSWHLIPILFLNIYLNKFHNMEHELPGDFETRLQAFVGKHEISKRECEVVRLICSGLSNQEISETLFISLQTVKDHIHRIFVKTGVKNRVQLSNMIR, encoded by the coding sequence ATGAAAATGCTCCCGGCCAATTGTCGTATATTCACCATTCCATTCGAAAAAATGACTGAAGCCTGGCACCTCATATTATTGATCATACCACTTTTGGCTGGTGCCATCTCTATTTTTTTTTCCTTCCGGTTAATGAAGCGCTACAAGCTTCCTTTTACCGTCAGCTTTTTTTACTACCTGGTCTTTCTGTATATTTTCGGCACCTATGGTCTGGCCGGATCCGGTATACTTGAACACCTGCTCGGCAGGATGGAAATCGATCAAAAAATAATCCATTCTGCAAGCCTCTATGCCATTTTCCTGGGAATTCCTTTCCTGGCACTTGCAAAATTTATGTTTCTTCGAAGTATCTTGGAGTTCTTAAACAAAAAACTCAGCAATCCCTTTGTTTTCTTCTATTTCCTGATCCTGGCTTCTGCCTTTATAAGTTATGGAGTATATATGGTCCGGCTTACCCGCTTCGACCTGGGAGAGTACCAGCGATTGATCCAGTTCCAGCGTTGGGCCTTTGCTGCTTTTATGCTCCTCATATACCTGCTGGCCTATGCACAAATTTATAAAGGCACCAGAAAATCAGGCAACTTCCCGGCAAAAAAGCACCTGCGGGTTTTTGGCTCCTGGTACCTGGCCTATACGGTCCTTTGTGTGGCTCCCCTGTCCCTCACAACCTATCACCCGATTTTCAGGCAATTTTTCTTTCTGATCTTTCTCTCCTGGCACCTGATTCCCATCCTGTTCCTGAACATTTACCTGAACAAATTCCATAATATGGAACATGAGCTTCCCGGGGATTTCGAAACCCGGCTCCAGGCCTTTGTGGGAAAACATGAGATATCCAAAAGAGAGTGTGAGGTAGTACGCCTGATTTGTAGTGGTCTGTCGAACCAGGAGATCAGCGAAACCCTGTTCATCTCCCTCCAAACGGTTAAGGATCATATTCATCGGATCTTTGTGAAGACAGGGGTAAAAAACAGAGTACAGCTAAGCAATATGATCAGATAA
- a CDS encoding tetratricopeptide repeat protein, translating into MKKTRCFFPALTLLLFSGCLTEAQENLPELYYSGHYQHVIDGSAALIASGDTALNTYYLKALAETQLGHPLEAIGTLHLALLIHPGEQRIIRMLARQYFEAGNYVQARKGYKDLVREDSTDVSSWLMLAEMASYGQKFDEATEALNRVLAIDTMNLSSLMMMGDILNRHNNSGAVIYYERAYRLYPDNQKAAYALGNWYIQAKEAWKAIPLCEHMLQIDSMSIRFSKLLGYAHYKINNPGKAVQWLSYAVSLGDSTSFTFKFKGISQYLLVDFAGAIETLGQAVGKDSLDAEVHFFLGACLANTTRKKEAMDHLEKSLRLMQPDPSVLSRIYSEQGNIKRLEMEYEEAYSLYAKAWESDTTNAMSLYFMASILDNSLHLSKEALVDYQRFIQALDRLPEKTETNQSLSVRVIVEDRILSLKEELFFRDEQLTASGSKLS; encoded by the coding sequence ATGAAAAAGACCCGTTGTTTTTTTCCAGCCCTTACGCTTTTACTCTTTTCAGGGTGTTTAACAGAGGCTCAGGAAAATCTTCCCGAACTATATTATTCGGGCCATTATCAGCACGTAATCGATGGTTCGGCCGCTTTAATAGCCTCGGGCGACACTGCCTTGAACACTTATTATCTGAAGGCGCTCGCTGAGACCCAGCTGGGGCATCCCCTTGAAGCCATCGGAACCCTTCATCTTGCATTGTTGATCCATCCGGGCGAACAAAGAATCATCCGGATGCTGGCCAGACAATATTTTGAAGCCGGCAACTATGTTCAGGCTCGCAAAGGCTATAAGGACCTTGTCAGGGAGGACAGCACAGATGTCTCTTCCTGGTTAATGCTGGCAGAGATGGCTTCCTACGGACAAAAATTTGATGAAGCGACCGAGGCCCTGAACCGGGTGCTTGCCATAGATACCATGAACCTGAGCAGCCTGATGATGATGGGGGATATTCTTAACAGGCATAACAACAGTGGTGCGGTCATCTATTACGAACGGGCCTATCGCCTCTACCCCGATAATCAGAAAGCAGCCTATGCGCTGGGAAACTGGTACATTCAGGCAAAAGAAGCATGGAAAGCCATTCCCCTTTGTGAACATATGTTGCAGATCGACAGCATGAGCATCAGGTTCAGTAAGCTTTTAGGATACGCCCATTACAAAATTAACAATCCGGGGAAAGCCGTTCAATGGCTCTCGTATGCAGTATCCCTGGGCGATTCCACATCGTTCACCTTTAAATTCAAAGGGATTTCTCAATACCTGCTGGTCGATTTCGCAGGTGCTATCGAAACACTGGGCCAGGCTGTGGGAAAAGACAGCCTGGATGCAGAGGTCCACTTCTTCCTGGGAGCCTGTCTGGCTAACACTACCAGAAAAAAAGAAGCTATGGATCACCTGGAAAAATCGCTCCGTCTGATGCAACCCGATCCTTCGGTATTGTCACGCATCTATTCGGAACAGGGTAATATCAAACGACTCGAAATGGAGTATGAGGAAGCTTATTCCCTGTATGCAAAAGCCTGGGAAAGCGATACTACCAATGCCATGTCACTCTATTTCATGGCTTCTATCCTGGATAACAGTCTGCATCTTTCCAAAGAAGCCCTGGTGGATTATCAACGTTTTATCCAGGCCCTGGACCGGCTTCCTGAAAAGACTGAAACCAATCAGTCACTTTCTGTAAGAGTCATTGTGGAGGACCGGATCCTTTCCCTGAAAGAGGAGTTGTTTTTCAGGGACGAACAATTAACTGCATCCGGATCGAAGCTGTCTTGA
- a CDS encoding class I SAM-dependent methyltransferase, whose translation MIKQLYRFLSPRFQNLFLEYKVHPKPRYGHGLPAHPELLKIIDANRETYIKLLEKALANKKKIWEIRDSKEETDKAKPSWNNGYLPGLDIIGIYTILARFKPKRYIEIGSGNSTRVAHKAFMENDLSTEFISIDPRPRTEIDQLPNRMIREPFENVTLDIVAELNANDVLFLDNSHRIFPNSDSMVFFMEILPRLKRGVIVHLHDIYLPYDYPQFMCNRFYSEQYGLAFYLLSNPDKYEPILPNYYISEDQELSGLIAPIWDHENLRNVERHGGSFWLRIAE comes from the coding sequence ATGATAAAACAGCTCTACAGGTTTCTCAGTCCAAGGTTTCAGAACCTTTTCCTGGAATACAAAGTACATCCAAAACCAAGGTACGGTCATGGACTGCCGGCACATCCGGAGCTGCTTAAAATTATTGATGCCAACAGGGAGACCTATATAAAGTTGCTTGAAAAAGCTCTGGCAAACAAAAAGAAGATCTGGGAGATCAGAGATTCCAAGGAGGAGACCGACAAAGCCAAACCTAGCTGGAACAACGGGTACCTGCCCGGACTGGATATTATCGGGATCTACACCATACTGGCCCGCTTCAAGCCCAAAAGATATATTGAAATAGGATCGGGCAACTCCACCCGGGTAGCCCATAAAGCCTTTATGGAGAATGATCTGAGCACCGAGTTTATTTCCATCGACCCCAGGCCGCGGACAGAGATCGACCAGCTCCCCAACCGGATGATCCGGGAACCCTTTGAGAATGTTACTCTGGATATCGTGGCCGAACTGAATGCCAATGATGTCCTTTTCCTGGACAATTCACACCGGATTTTTCCCAACTCCGATTCCATGGTTTTCTTTATGGAAATCCTTCCACGGCTTAAAAGGGGGGTTATTGTTCATCTTCATGATATCTATCTGCCCTACGATTACCCCCAGTTTATGTGCAACAGGTTCTACTCGGAACAATACGGGCTGGCCTTTTATCTGCTATCAAATCCGGATAAGTATGAACCCATTCTGCCAAACTATTATATTTCTGAGGATCAGGAATTATCCGGGCTGATTGCTCCGATCTGGGATCATGAAAATCTCAGGAATGTAGAGCGGCACGGGGGCTCCTTCTGGCTCAGAATTGCTGAATAA
- a CDS encoding NADH-dependent [FeFe] hydrogenase, group A6 — protein sequence MVNLSINGMLVKVPEGTTILDAAKKMNFRIPTLCHHDDLCVAGNCRVCVVEQLGAKSLVAACASPVSEGMQILTNSLKVRSARKHIIELLLSEHNADCTKCYKNGMCELQNLSNEFAVGDHIFIDLNTIKDYTIDRFSPSIQKDDSKCIRCQRCVRTCEQLQGVNALTVAFKGDHQRITTFEDLSMAEVICTNCGQCINRCPTGALVERTYLDEVWDVILDPTKHVVVQTAPAVRVGLGEELGLEAGSRVTGQMVSALKRLGFDSVLDTDFTADLTIMEEGTELLTRLKKALVDKDPEVALPMTTSCSPGWVKFIEHTFPEYLPNVSTCKSPQQMFGALAKTYYAQVRKLDPKDVVSVSIMPCTAKKYEADRPEMRSSGFKDVDYVLTTRELARMIKQAGVDFNKLKEDKYDSIMGVSSGAAVIFGATGGVMEAALRTAYEIVTGREVPFEGLNITPVRGMEGVRQASVMIEDCKEEWSFLNGVELKCAVAHGLVNARKLMNGVKSGDIEAHFIEVMACPDGCLGGGGQPIPTNEEIRRKRTEAIYAEDMSMEIRKSHENPEIIGIYREFLGEPLGHKSHELLHTHYTKRVRY from the coding sequence ATGGTTAATTTATCTATTAATGGCATGCTCGTAAAAGTTCCGGAAGGAACCACCATTCTTGATGCGGCCAAAAAAATGAATTTCAGGATACCTACTCTCTGTCATCACGACGATCTCTGTGTTGCGGGAAATTGCCGGGTTTGTGTGGTGGAACAGCTGGGTGCAAAATCGCTGGTGGCGGCATGTGCCTCTCCGGTTTCCGAAGGGATGCAGATCCTGACGAATTCTCTGAAGGTTCGCTCGGCCCGGAAACACATTATTGAGTTGCTGCTTTCGGAACACAATGCCGATTGTACGAAATGCTATAAGAATGGAATGTGTGAGCTGCAGAATCTTTCGAATGAATTTGCCGTGGGCGATCACATCTTTATCGATCTTAATACGATCAAAGATTATACTATTGACCGCTTCTCACCTTCCATTCAAAAAGACGACAGCAAATGCATCCGTTGTCAGCGTTGCGTTCGCACCTGTGAACAACTGCAGGGTGTAAATGCACTTACTGTGGCCTTTAAGGGGGATCATCAGCGGATCACCACCTTTGAGGACCTCTCCATGGCAGAAGTCATTTGTACCAATTGCGGTCAGTGTATCAACCGTTGTCCAACCGGTGCCCTGGTGGAGCGTACCTATCTGGATGAAGTCTGGGATGTTATTCTGGATCCCACCAAACATGTGGTGGTTCAGACAGCGCCGGCTGTCAGGGTTGGTCTGGGTGAAGAGCTGGGACTGGAAGCCGGTAGCAGGGTGACAGGTCAGATGGTTTCAGCATTGAAAAGACTTGGATTTGATTCGGTGCTGGATACCGATTTTACCGCGGACCTGACCATCATGGAAGAGGGAACTGAGCTGTTGACCAGGCTGAAGAAGGCCCTGGTTGATAAGGATCCGGAGGTGGCCCTTCCCATGACCACTTCCTGTTCACCGGGCTGGGTCAAATTTATCGAACATACCTTCCCGGAGTATCTTCCCAATGTTTCTACCTGCAAATCACCCCAGCAGATGTTCGGTGCCCTGGCCAAAACTTATTATGCCCAGGTCAGGAAACTCGATCCAAAAGATGTGGTTAGTGTTTCTATTATGCCGTGTACAGCCAAGAAATATGAAGCTGATCGCCCCGAAATGCGATCCAGCGGTTTCAAGGATGTCGACTATGTTTTAACGACCAGGGAACTGGCCAGAATGATCAAGCAGGCCGGTGTGGATTTCAACAAATTAAAAGAAGACAAATACGACAGTATCATGGGTGTTTCGAGCGGAGCAGCCGTCATATTCGGAGCCACAGGTGGTGTGATGGAAGCCGCTCTGAGAACGGCCTATGAGATTGTAACCGGAAGAGAAGTTCCCTTTGAAGGTTTGAATATCACCCCCGTACGTGGTATGGAAGGGGTCAGGCAGGCCTCGGTTATGATTGAAGATTGCAAAGAGGAGTGGAGCTTTCTGAATGGAGTGGAGCTGAAGTGTGCGGTGGCTCACGGGCTTGTGAATGCCAGAAAACTGATGAATGGTGTGAAGAGCGGGGATATCGAGGCCCATTTTATTGAGGTGATGGCCTGTCCCGACGGATGCCTGGGAGGTGGCGGACAACCCATTCCGACCAATGAAGAGATTCGAAGAAAGCGGACCGAGGCCATTTATGCCGAGGATATGTCCATGGAGATCCGAAAATCTCATGAGAATCCGGAGATTATTGGAATATACCGGGAATTTCTGGGAGAACCACTGGGACACAAATCCCACGAACTCCTACATACCCATTATACAAAACGTGTAAGGTATTAG